A window from Flavobacterium gyeonganense encodes these proteins:
- a CDS encoding DUF6565 domain-containing protein, which translates to MKNIQLLSGIVLIALAFTSCKDEKQEQAKKKIDSYVAYVDSVKNVAEDDLKADWKDVEAEYERRAENAQAALADLKDNTAETEKINESKIKYEEFKNQMVAKLAPEVTPKQKLRNSLFGEGKIGDDMSFAWVNAKNILSVYDQFVNTVQNNKDSYSREDWDEIKLMYEALDSRKNTVEKEGLTAEDNRKIAGLKIKFAPMYTLNRMGAKSEENAAAKK; encoded by the coding sequence ATGAAAAACATACAACTTTTATCAGGTATTGTATTAATTGCATTAGCTTTTACATCATGCAAAGACGAAAAACAAGAACAGGCAAAAAAGAAAATTGATTCTTATGTAGCATATGTTGATTCAGTAAAAAATGTAGCAGAAGATGATTTGAAAGCTGACTGGAAAGATGTTGAAGCTGAATATGAAAGAAGAGCAGAAAATGCACAAGCAGCTCTTGCTGATCTTAAGGATAATACTGCTGAAACTGAAAAAATCAATGAAAGCAAAATTAAATACGAAGAGTTTAAAAATCAAATGGTCGCTAAGCTTGCACCAGAGGTAACTCCGAAACAAAAATTGCGTAATTCATTATTTGGAGAAGGAAAAATAGGAGATGATATGAGTTTTGCATGGGTAAATGCTAAAAACATTCTTAGTGTTTACGATCAATTTGTGAATACTGTACAAAATAATAAAGACAGCTACTCACGTGAAGACTGGGATGAAATCAAGTTAATGTATGAAGCGCTTGACAGCCGTAAAAATACAGTTGAAAAAGAAGGTTTAACAGCCGAAGATAATCGAAAAATTGCCGGCTTAAAAATAAAATTTGCACCAATGTATACTCTAAACAGAATGGGTGCAAAATCTGAAGAAAACGCAGCAGCAAAAAAATAG